A genomic region of Corticium candelabrum chromosome 22, ooCorCand1.1, whole genome shotgun sequence contains the following coding sequences:
- the LOC134197343 gene encoding dnaJ homolog subfamily C member 2-like isoform X2 has product MECRIVARISAPATLRVESVGRWFEEIRRGEIHSGVNSEKKKREKLEDGGESEPENDPLYYLTLDPKEWKSQDHYAVLGLEKVRFNAADDDIKKAYKKKVLKHHPDKKGASAERQEDDIFTCIKRAYEVLGDPVRRRAYDSIDSHNDDTIPSVNSQSKETFFEVFTSVFQNNARWSRAQPVPSLGTHTSTVDEVNAFYSFWYAFDSWREFSYLDEEDTEKAESRDERRWMEKQNKIVRQERRREEVARIRQLVDNSYACDPRIKRFKEEEKQRKLAEKKAKQDAARAVAEQKEKAAQEAEAAEQKLREEAERKAREETAAAKKERESKKKELRKERKNFRTVCQKQNNFSENESEIPQRAEQIEVLCQVLSIDRLQALRLQIEKGSSDEAKKAFLHEMDKVKEEERLQRESASKREPQQTAKQPHSKTRWNEEELKLLVKAVQRYPAGTINRWEQIASFITAHVPSSTKTPEEIISQVKRQQSLDDSLKLEANRTAFSKFDQEHISRVSSAAVSQEPTQRYDGRWSAEEQRWLEEALRTVPTSAADRWDRIASHVGRSKKECMKRCKELVKMVQAKKGEKSS; this is encoded by the exons ATGGAGTGTAGAATTGTTGCTCGTATTTCAG CTCCTGCTACGCTTCGTGTGGAGAGCGTAGGACGTTGGTTTGAGGAGATCAGACGAGGAGAAATTCACTCAGGTGTGAATtcagagaagaagaagagagaaaAGTTAGAAGATGGAGGAGAAAGCGAGCCTGAAAATGATCCTTTGTATTATCTAACATTAGATCCTAAAGAATGGAAG AGCCAAGATCACTATGCTGTGTTGGGCCTTGAAAAGGTGCGTTTCAATGCAGCAGACGATGACATCAAGAAAGCCT ATAAAAAGAAAGTTCTAAAGCATCATCCGGACAAAAAAGGAGCATCAGCAGAGAGACAAGAAGATGACATCTTTACGTGTATTAAAAGAG CATATGAAGTTCTTGGAGATCCGGTGAGACGACGAGCATATGACAGCATCGACTCACACAATGATGACACAATACCGTCTGTCAACAGTCAGTCAAAGGAAACGTTTTTCGAAGTCTTCACTTCAGTCTTTCAAAACAATGCCAG ATGGTCAAGAGCTCAACCAGTACCATCCCttggcacacacacatcaactgTTGATGAAGTCAACGCTTTTTATTCGTTTTGGTATGCATTTGATTCTTGGAGAGAATTCTCGTATCTTGACGAGGAAGACACAGAGAAAGCAGAAAG TCGTGATGAACGAAGATGGATGGAGAAGCAAAACAAAATCGTGAGACAGGAAAGACGACGAGAAGAAGTGGCGAGGATTAGGCAGCTAGTTG ATAATTCGTATGCATGTGATCCTCGGATTAAACGTTttaaagaagaagaaaagcaAAGGAAACTTGCAGAGAAGAAAGCAAAACAAGATGCGGCCAGAGCTGTAGCAGAACAAAAAGAGAAG GCAGCTCAAGAAGCAGAAGCAGCCGAGCAGAAACTAAGAGAGGAGGCAGAGAGAAAGGCAAGAGAAGAG ACTGCAGCAGCAAAGAAGGAACGAGAGAGTAAGAAGAAAGAGCTGAGAAAAGAAAGGAAGAATTTTCGTACTGTTTGTCAA AAACAGAATAACTTTTCTGAGAATGAGAGCGAGATACCTCAAAGAGCAGAACAGATAGAAGTGTTATGTCAAGTTCTTTCTATTGATCG ACTACAAGCTCTACGTTTGCAGATTGAGAAGGGTTCTAGTGACGAGGCAAAGAAGGCTTTCTTGCATgag ATGGACAAGGTGAAAGAGGAGGAGAGGCTACAAAGAGAAAGTGCAAGCAAAAGAG AGCctcaacaaacagcaaaacaaccaCACAGTAAAACTCGATGGAATGAGGAAGAATTGAAATTATTAGTCAAAGCAGTTCAGCGATATCCTGCAGGAACAATCAATCG ATGGGAACAGATTGCATCGTTTATCACAGCTCACGTGCCTTCATCTACAAAGACACCAGAGGAGATCATCAGCCAAGTGAAACGGCAACAATCTCTCG ACGATTCATTGAAATTAGAAGCAAACAGGACAGCCTTTTCCAAGTTTGATCAAGAGCACATTTCGAGAGTTTCGTCTGCTGCTGTCAGTCAGGAGCCAACACAAAGGTACGATGGGCGATGGAGTGCTGAAGAGCAGAGG TGGCTGGAGGAGGCTCTGCGTACTGTTCCTACATCAGCTGCTGATCGGTGGGACAGAATAGCAAGTCATGTGGGAAGAAGCAAGAAGGAATGCATGAAACGATGCAAA GAACTGGTGAAGATGGTTCAAGCAAAGAAAGGAGAAAAGTCGAGTTAG
- the LOC134197347 gene encoding solute carrier family 25 member 3-like, protein MFHKLSEVAKRNPFSSPIISKASCESNVTGNREITTAAATEYSCEYGSAKYYAICGFGGILSCGLTHTALVPLDLVKCRIQVDPAKYGSLLKALKITVKENGVRGLALGWAPTFIGYSMQGLFKFGCYEVFKSLYSSLLGEERTYLWRTSLYLAASASAEFFADIALAPMEAVKVRIQTQPGWETTLRTGVPRIMREEGLAGFYKGVVPLWGRQIPYTMMKFACFERTVEALYRYVVPKKRDDCSKPEQLVVTFAAGYIAGIFCALVSHPADSIVSKLNSDSGSTMFQAARDLGFKGMWKGLGPRILMIGTLTALQWFIYDFVKVWFRLPRPPPPEMPKSLKKKQLALQQQAQ, encoded by the exons ATGTTTCACAAGCTCAGTGAAGTGGCCAAACGCAATCCGTTCAGCTCTCCTATCATCTCGAAGGCGAGCTGCGAGTCCAACGTCACAGGCAATCGAGAAATAACAACAGCCGCCGCCACCG AGTACAGCTGTGAGTATGGCTCGGCCAAGTACTATGCCATATGTGGTTTCGGCGGCATTCTCAGTTGCGGTCTTACTCACACTGCCCTTGTTCCGCTCGATCTCGTCAAGTGTCGAATCCAG GTGGATCCTGCAAAGTATGGAAGTTTGCTGAAAGCCTTGAAGATTACTGTGAAGGAGAATGGTGTTCGAGGTCTGGCGTTGGGTTGGGCACCCACGTTCATTGGATACTCGATGCAGGGATTATTTAAATTTGGATGCTATGAAGTATTCAAG TCACTCTACAGCTCACTATTAGGAGAAGAAAGAACCTACTTGTGGCGAACATCTCTATATCTTGCCGCATCAGCAAGTGCCGAGTTCTTCGCAGACATTGCTCTTGCTCCTATGGAAGCAGTGAAAGTGAGAATTCAAACTCAACCAGGATGGGAAACGACGCTGAGAACGGGAGTACCAAGGATTATGAGAGAAGAGGGACTGGCAGG TTTCTATAAGGGTGTGGTGCCACTGTGGGGCCGTCAGATTCCGTATACGATGATGAAGTTTGCTTGCTTTGAGAGGACTGTTGAGGCTCTTTATCGTTACGTTGTTCCAAAGAAAAGGGATGACTGCTCAAAGCCGGAACAATTGGTGGTTACATTTGCAGCTGGATACATTG CTGGAATATTCTGTGCTCTCGTCAGTCACCCTGCTGACAGCATCGTCTCCAAGCTGAACTCTGACAGTGGAAGTACAATGTTTCAAGCAGCTAGAGATCTAGGCTTCAAAG GCATGTGGAAGGGTCTTGGCCCACGTATTCTCATGATTGGAACCCTCACCGCCCTTCAATGGTTCATCTACGATTTTGTGAAAGTTTGGTTCCGTCTGCCACGCCCACCTCCACCAGAAATGCCCAAGAGTTTGAAGAAGAAGCAATTAGCACTCCAACAACAGGCACAATAA
- the LOC134197349 gene encoding lamina-associated polypeptide 2, isoforms alpha/zeta-like, whose amino-acid sequence MSSVFTNPSLLSTERLKEELKSHGVPLPVGRPTKPTLLKLYETTVAKKKKLHSPTVFSSDEEDNESFMRSKKRPTKVRQRVSAHPPQRGKPDMTDVSGLSDKELSSKLKTLNFSPGPITSTTRKIYEKKLRELITKPVSPINIKQEIEPETYSDDEENDVEEEEEEEEEEEEEDEGEDEEETMDTTDYGSRMPTARTEFKERRPQSRGSLIGRQGFRSDATSRVNKVYSDETDGRERRTTTVKRTTHVRTRGQATEKAQSGWLFCLFILIITCAVIGLLINFEGRRLNVPANRLT is encoded by the exons ATGTCGAGTGTGTTTACGAATCCCAGCCTGCTGTCGACTGAACGGCTAAAGGAAGAACTGAAGAGCCATGGTGTGCCGCTACCTGTTGGACGTCCTACAAAGCCGACTTTATTAAAGCTTTACGAAACTACTGTCGccaagaagaagaaactgCACAGTCCAACGGTTTTTTCTTCAGACGAGGAAGACAATGAGTCGTTTATGCGATCAAAG AAACGACCTACGAAAGTCAGACAGCGCGTGAGTGCACACCCACCACAGCGCGGGAAACCAGATATGACTGATGTGTCAGGATTGAGTGACAAAGAATTGTCGAGCAAGTTGAAGACCTTGAACTTCTCACCGGGTCCCATTACATCAACCACAAGAAAAATATATGAGAAGAAACTAAGAGAACTAATAACTAAACCAGTGAGcccaataaatataaaacaagaaattgaGCCTGAAACATACTCTGATGATGAGGAAAACGACGtggaagaagaagaggaagaggaggaggaggaggaagaagaagatGAGGGTGAAGATGAAGAGGAGACAATGGATACAACAGATTACGGAAGTCGGATGCCAACAGCTCGTACAGAATTCAAAGAAAGGAGGCCACAAAGTAGAGGGAGCTTGATCGGTCGGCAAGGATTTAGATCAGATGCGACAAGTCGTGTCAACAAGGTTTACAGTGATGAAACAGACGGAAGGGAGAGACGAACGACGACAGTTAAGAGGACGACACACGTGAGGACGAGAGGACAAGCGACGGAAAAGGCGCAATCTGGATGGCTTTTTTGTCTCTTCATTCTCATTATTACATGTGCTGTTATTGGCTTGCTGATCAACTTTGAAGGAAGGAGACTCAACGTGCCAGCGAACCGGCTCACTTAG
- the LOC134197344 gene encoding protein RFT1 homolog yields the protein MNEATQVLNSAVRGASYNMLIQFLSRVITFLMNAYVLRHISAELLGVVNIRLTLLYTTILLISREAFRKACMKKIDGVQWRQTINLLWCTVPLGVVTAIVLSCVWVFLLDKPSSDYYVWGVMAYSLAAVLELCAEPLWIVAQAFLYVRLKVAFEAFAVLVRCVVTFSLLFVMPEWGLIIFIIAHLSYSAVYVIMYFGFGAHVLSAEFRRKQDDVHLSSYYDLLPQFHRSQSFLNTQSAHLVLSFFTQSFLKQVLTEGERYLMTFFAILSFAEQGIYDVINNLGSLVARFIFLPVEESFHLFFANTLIRGVPHHQQKSDSLHIASNTLFVLLRFASLVGFIILFFGYSYSYLLLDLYGGEGLIEGSGPSLLKWYCVYVLIIAINGVTECFVFATMSQKDVDRYNGKMILFSVVFLASALFLTHYVGSVGFIWANCINMTARILHSIHYIYDYFTESGEQPLLGLMPSLPVFLSLLISAIVTALSEVWFCNGCQLDVGNVIFHVIIGLCCLAVTAVAIFIKEKRLVEFIDRHFFPKRKD from the exons ATGAATGAGGCTACGCAAGTGTTGAATAGTGCGGTCAGAGGAGCCTCCTATAACATGCTGATCCAG TTTCTATCTCGTGTGATAACATTTTTGATGAATGCTTACGTATTGCGACACATTTCTGCTGAGCTACTGGGTGTTGTCAACATACG GCTTACTCTTCTTTACACCACAATTTTGTTGATATCTCGCGAGGCATTTCGGAAAGCGTGTATGAAAAAAATTGATGGCGTTCAATGGAGGCAGACGATTAACCTGTTATGGTGCAC TGTCCCACTGGGAGTTGTGACTGCAATTGTTCTGTCTTGCGTTTGGGTGTTTCTGTTGGACAAGCCGTCGTCTGATTACTATGTGTGGGGAGTGATGGCGTATTCGCTGGCTGCTGTGTTGGAACTATGTGCAGAGCCACTTTGGATTGTTGCTCAGGCTTTTCTCTATGTTCGGCTAAAG GTTGCATTTGAAGCCTTTGCTGTATTGGTTCGCTGCGTTGTGACGttttctctgttgtttgtgatgcCAGAGTGGGGACTGATCATATTCATTATTGCTCAC CTTTCATACTCTGCAGTCTATGTGATCATGTATTTTGGATTTGGAGCTCATGTGCTGTCAGCGGAGTTTCGTCGAAAGCAGGATGATGTGCACCTTAGCTCATACTATGATTTACTTCCTCAGTTTCATCGATCACAG TCATTCTTGAATACTCAAAGTGCTCATTTAGTTTTGAGTTTCTTTACTCAATCATTCCTTAAGCAAGTGCTCACAGAAG GTGAAAGATATCTGATGACATTCTTTGCTATTTTATCATTTGCAGAGCAAG gaatttatgacgtcatcaacaaTCTTGGTTCTCTAGTAGCTCGATTTATTTTTCTACCTGTGGAGGAAAGCTTTCATTTGTTTTTTGCAAATACACTTATTCGAGGTGTTCCACATCACCAGCAGAAATCA GATTCTCTTCATATTGCCAGCAACACACTTTTTGTGTTGCTGAGATTTGCCTCATTGGTTGGCTTTATAATCCTTTTTTTCGGATACTCGTATTCGTATCTCTTACTGGATCTTTATGGCGGTGAGGGGCTCATCGAAGGATCAG GGCCATCGCTTTTGAAGTggtattgtgtgtatgtgctgATTATTGCTATTAATGGAGTGACAGAGTGCTTTGTGTTTGCAACAATGAGTCAGAAGGATGTTGATAG ATACAACGGGAAGATGATCTTATTTTCTGTTGTATTTCTGGCTTCTGCATTGTTTCTAACTCATTACGTTGGTAGTGTTGGCTTCATCTGGGCCAACTGCATTAACATGACAGCGAGAATTTTGCACAG CATTCATTATATTTATGATTATTTTACTGAATCTGGTGAACAACCACTGTTGGGTCTCATGCCATCGTTACCAGTATTTCTGTCATTGTTGATATCAGCTATTGTCACAGCTTTATCAGAG gtCTGGTTCTGTAATGGTTGCCAACTAGACGTTGGAAATGTAATTTTCCACGTCATTATTGGTTTGTGCTGTTTGGCTGTGACAGCAGTAGCTATTTTTATTAAAGAAAAGCGGCTTGTTGAGTTTATTGATAGACATTTTTTTCCTAAGCGCAAAGACTGA
- the LOC134197345 gene encoding uncharacterized protein LOC134197345 codes for MVGLNELDDTGWSQATLKVGFGGFGLSSTQKMAHLAFLASWAHSLKELPLRFPPLKDRLERFIEGSNTGQLIRTLVAKLPPKSGADDDEQFHTLEQMTEYPRKLQHRLTVDASHKRSEEVIKSMNSERHVARIRSLHGKGAGAWLEVIPTSDKNALKPNEFRVASCMRLGAGLPFSRLLKTCDCGTELDREGYHLLTCKYGGGPVWTHNSIVSAWSDCLSDLLIPHQIEPRQRFVDNENRPDITLYDTDTGITKECDVSIAHPWSKDIIIGAAREGGHAAAKREAAKSKKYSEESLADGSKPIVVPLVFEHFGRWGLKADELMNELGKKARGFDGRRIAVEFKTFWRKRLSITLQKCNSRVILRKLSRLSVRSLGDDSVLGVDRDIQCFTH; via the coding sequence ATGGTTGGTTTGAACGAATTGGATGACACCGGATGGAGCCAGGCCACTCTGAAGGTCGGGTTCGGCGGATTTGGCTTATCATCAACTCAGAAGATGGCTCACCTAGCATTTCTGGCGTCATGGGCACACTCTTTGAAAGAACTGCCATTGAGATTTCCACCTCTGAAAGATCGTTTAGAACGGTTTATTGAAGGTAGCAATACAGGACAACTTATTCGTACATTGGTGGCAAAACTACCACCCAAGTCGGGTGCAGATGATGACGAGCAGTTTCACACCTTAGAGCAGATGACAGAATACCCtagaaaattgcaacatcgCCTGACGGTAGACGCTTCTCATAAACGATCAGAAGAAGTTATCAAAAGCATGAACTCAGAGAGACATGTTGCAAGGATCAGGTCCTTACacggaaaaggagctggagcatggctagagGTAATACCAACTTCAGACAAGAACGCACTGAAGCCGAATGAATTTCGTGTAGCGTCTTGTATGAGGTTGGGTGCTGGTTTGCCTTTCAGCCGGCTGCTtaagacgtgtgactgtggaactGAGCTGGATCGCGAGGGCTATCACCTtttgacatgtaaatatggaggtggacctgtgtggacgCATAACTCCATAGTGTCTGCATGGAGTGATTGCCTAAGCGATTTACTCATTCCCCATCAAATAGAACCGAGACAGCGATTTGTAGACAACGAAAACCGGCCTGACATCACGCTTTACGACACTGACACTGGGATcacaaaagaatgtgatgtttcgatagctcacccttggagcaaagacattattataggtgcagccagagaaggtggccatgcagcagctaaacgagaggcagcaaagtcaaaaaaatactcagaggaatcgcttgcggatggatcgaagcctatagttgtcccactcgtctttgaacacttcggcaggtggggcttaaaggctgacgagctgatgaatgaactggggaagaaggcgagaggctttgatggaagaagaattgcggtagagtttaaaaccttctggaggaaaagactgtctattactcttcaaaaatgcaacagcagagtgattttgcggaagctgtcaaggctttctgtgcgctcattaggagatgacagtgttttgggagtagatagagacattcagtgttttactcattag
- the LOC134197484 gene encoding NADH dehydrogenase [ubiquinone] 1 alpha subcomplex assembly factor 3-like: protein MVFTLVSVSRSLRHVRSHSKDATIGATSLNILGPDNERKMVYINRYSTKGFTINGMRVFGSVALLPRAILQWKISDRKELTPEAFSLFHLVEPRIEILVLGLGDRSDRLNPDVHNFLRRKGIPVEIQSTQHACATFNFLMEEGRIAAAGLIPPTVLPD, encoded by the exons atggtttTTACCCTCGTGTCTGTATCTCGTTCTCTACGTCACGTTCGCTCTCATAGCAAAGACGCTACGATAGGTGCGACGAGCCTCAATATATTGGGACCCGACAATGAGAGGAAGATGGTTTATATCAACAGATACAGCACCAAGGGGTTTACTATCAATGGAATGAGAGTGTTTGGGTCTGTGGCTTTGTTGCCTCGTGCTATACTGCAGTGGAAGATATCAGATAGGAAAGAGTTGACACCGGAGGCGTTTAGTTTGTTTCATTTAGTTGAGCCAAGAatag AAATCCTCGTCCTCGGTCTTGGTGATCGCAGTGATAGACTCAATCCAGATGTCCACAACTTCCTACGAAGAAAAGGCATCCCAGTAGAAATCCAAAGTACA CAACACGCTTGTGCCACCTTCAACTTCCTCATGGAAGAAGGACGAATAGCAGCAGCAGGTCTCATCCCTCCGACCGTATTACCAGACTGA
- the LOC134197483 gene encoding protein CFAP20DC-like yields MLKSRFQGGLFVEVFSAHGRNPASEWKLSGTASSIRREYDKEVKGYVYVLEGGPTLTKMSLPKDEKQCLGLVQPMIVFQLYVSHGERFSIDLTVSDILKSKRHIFLSSSHKELSCNPLHARIPLATLTRGVWLNFCIDLVSLVGHVFRGETFSALERISVSAACKIRKIFTLKNRPVETTTDRRATTETENDFQLIPKAVQIPSSDITVLTQVFTSMSLQSTRNSDSVCSTSSLATSRKSATESRRFPRSRQQQASSVSRKRSARKRNEGQSSATAIVASSSQPLPKPPIANGDSLPTLPVHDFRSSPPSNKEIPSAVEMEIHFAHPTSSQMDDSLSDRITAEMISKTNEVEMEGSKSTDHSLYLYVSPPHSARHRRPTADADVTMPTADAWPSVESDDELNSSHGTSSSLRGAAYDGDFLSGGDASDEDAIEDRVSRLRMEQKDKNIETEDGHLQVPLMNQTRLSDDYDWRNYQSSSTSAASSFSGLPGRLVDQSFDVSIADDDGGDSLDSSEGEPRAVSVNWQPEHASAHSQPSNARAMGGMLSPPIPLQQPSDEHQLEDDQPEANGNTSESDNADNTDSEEELEVLYDPCLNCYYDPKTHKYYELA; encoded by the exons ATGCTCAAGAGCCGTTTTCAG GGAGGATTATTTGTGGAGGTCTTCAGCGCCCACGGAAGAAATCCCGCCTCGGAATGGAAATTGAGTGGCACAGCATCTTCTATTAGACGAGAATATGACAAGGAAGTGAAGGgttatgtgtatgtattggaAGGAGGGCCAACTCTTACCAAAATGAGTCTTCCAAAGGACGAAAAACAATGCT TGGGTCTGGTTCAACCAATGATCGTCTTCCAGTTGTATGTTAGTCATGGTGAGAGATTTTCTATTGATTTGACTGTGTCCGACATCTTGAAAAGTAAGAGACACATCTTCCTGTCATCGTCTCACAAAGAGTTATCATGCAATCCACTGCATGCAAGGATACCACTAGCTACACTAACAAGAGGAGTG TGGTTGAATTTTTGTATCGATCTTGTGTCTCTTGTTGGGCACGTTTTTCGTGGAGAAACATTTAGTGCTCTTGAGAGAATATCCGTCAGTGCTGCATGCAAAATcaggaaaatcttcacactgaAAAATCGACCTGTAGAAACAACCACAGATCGAAGAGCAACTACAGAAACAGAAAATGACTTTCAATTGATTCCTAAGGCTGTGCAGATTCCATCATCTGATATTACAGTTCTAACTCAA GTATTTACTAGCATGTCGTTGCAGTCGACTCGTAACTCTGATTCTGTGTGTTCGACTTCTTCGCTTGCCACCTCAAGGAAATCGGCAACAGAATCACGAAGATTCCCGAGATCACGACAGCAACAG GCGTCGAGTGTGTCAAGAAAACGATCGGCTAGAAAACGAAATGAAGGACAATCATCAG CAACAGCAATTGTTGCATCCTCTAGTCAGCCTTTACCCAAACCTCCAATCGCTAATGGAGATTCTCTCCCCACACTTCCAGTGCACGACTTTCGAAGCTCTCCTCCTTCTAACAAAGAGATTCCATCTGCTGTTGAAATGGAAATTCATTTCGCCCATCCCACATCCTCTCAGATGGATGACAGTTTGTCAGACAGAATAACAGCCGAGATGATAAGCAAGACAAATGAAGTAGAAATGGAAGGAAGTAAAAG CACCGACCATTCactgtatttgtatgtctctCCTCCTCATTCGGCACGTCATCGTCGACCCACAGCTGATGCGGATGTTACCATGCCGACGGCCGATGCTTGGCCATCAGTTGAGTCAGATGACGAGCTAAACAGTTCACATGGAACAAGCAGCAGTTTACGTGGAGCCGCATATGATGGTGATTTTCTAAGTGGAGGAGATGCTAGTGATGAGGATGCGATAGAAGATCGTGTCAGCAGACTGAGGATggaacaaaaagacaaaaatatAGAGACGGAGGACGGACATCTGCAAGTACCGCTAATGAATCAGACGCGACTGTCTGAT GATTATGACTGGCGGAACTACCAGAGCAGTTCTACGTCTGCAGCAAGCTCATTTAGTGGTCTACCAGGCAGACTAGTAGACCAGTCATTCGATGTGAGTATTGCCGATGATGATGGGGGAGACAGCCTTGACTCAAGTGAAGGAGAACCAAGAGCT GTATCAGTTAATTGGCAACCAGAACACGCAAGTGCACACAGCCAACCATCAAATGCTCGAGCGATGGGTGGCATGTTGAGTCCACCCATTCCATTACAACAACCTTCCGATGAACACCAACTAGAAGACGACCAACCAGAAGCCAACGGAAACACATCAGAATCAGACAATGCTgacaacacagacagtgaAGAAGAACTCGAAGTATTATATGACCCATGCCTCAATTGCTACTACGACCCCAAAACACATAAGTACTATGAACTAGCATGA
- the LOC134197296 gene encoding centrosomal protein of 70 kDa-like: protein MSISGSEGDACSLTADLRATKEKIEQLLTIYKSSDGTNRHDTSATDQHTQSNRNNPTHHHPNPPTQSDWQRVNEMLRQRGMHPVSFLQPSDVFQTRSIVVMDDVGSHSLQALLFSLLVECDKKQSIIEEWMNAAHRDRVAFKEENERNYKLQQEIDELRRQTQTDRMRIEEMESCRVNELRRHGEELQKAKSAASAMESRHRQLEVKCRQQETTLAQMQDKQYRLLEMEEKRKAKHHQLLSGSRSFPKRLPESKSLEMVDAYETRIEKMQEELHFLRQEVAMQDQSHVTHSVSRNTSYLPLFVRLKDAEEHCSTLQASRAFLVRENAQLKEELMKRKDEKASQDSEITQQKRGRNRTRQGVKRDDILSLSLSTCQQYLQSICHEMGVRSVSDALSKLRRLSDEAEAAHIMEQLVKEILQLIESPGTPHKHPVDSQPTVDTTNHKLWCEFTQKHITTTLQHWVSILTSKSHQKSDEDDLLLMVTHFQKLFHVPSQSGVITQMSEVCSRLEEYSNVLQNIKDLLRLEPTSSSAKVVMRVDSLMQSFQHENVHNRVTVQDKLEEYEEFIPAFQGLISQLLSILKVSSLDDIVPLVRQLIHNQDSLTSDE from the exons ATGTCGATATCTGGAAGTGAGGGAGATGCGTGTTCACTGACAGCTGATCTTAGAGCGACGAAAGAAAAGATAGAGCAGCTTCTGACAATCTACAAG TCAAGTGATGGTACTAACCGACACGACACGTCTGCAACCGACCAACACACCCaatcaaacagaaacaaccCAACCCATCACCATCCAAACCCACCAACTCAA AGTGACTGGCAGAGGGTCAACGAGATGTTGAGACAGCGAGGTATGCATCCTGTCTCTTTCCTGCAGCCATCCGATGTCTTTCAGACGCGAA GTATTGTGGTGATGGATGACGTGGGGAGTCACTCGCTGCAGGCGTTGCTGTTTTCGCTGTTGGTTGAGTGCGATAAGAAGCAGAGTATTATTGAGGAGTGGATGAATGCGGCACATAGAGACAG AGTGGCTTTCAAGGAAGAGAATGAGAGAAACTACAAGCTACAACAAGAAATAGATGAGCTGAGACGGCAGACACAGACGGATAGGATGAGAATTGAGGAGATGGAGAGTTGCCGTGTGAATGAATTACGTCGTCATGGTGAGGAGCTCCAAAAGGCAAAGAGTGCAGCAAGTGCCATGGAGAGTAGACATCGCCAATTGGAAGTGAAATGTCGACAGCAAGAGACGACGCTTGCACAGATGCAAGACAAGCAATACAGATTGCTTGAAATG GAAGAAAAACGGAAAGCAAAGCATCATCAGTTGCTTTCTGGATCACGATCCTTCCCAAAGAGACTGCCCGAATCGAAGTCTCTTGAGATGGTTGATGCATATGAGACTAGAATAGAGAAAATGCAAGAGGAACTGCATTTCCTCAG GCAGGAGGTGGCAATGCAGGATCAATCGCATGTGACTCATTCGGTGTCTAGGAATACGTCGTACTTGCCTTTGTTTGTCAGGCTCAAG GATGCCGAGGAGCACTGTTCGACTCTCCAAGCAAGCAGAGCTTTTCTCGTGAGAGAAAACGCTCAGTTGAAGGAAGAGCTCATGAAAAG AAAAGATGAGAAGGCGAGCCAGGATAGTGAGATAACACAGCAAAAGCGTGGGAGGAACAGGACCCGTCAAGGAGTCAAGAGAGACGATATTTTGTCGCTTTCACTCTCAACATGTCAACAATATCTTcaa AGTATTTGCCACGAAATGGGAGTCAGATCAGTTAGTGATGCTTTATCGAAATTGAGGAGACTCAGTGATGAAGCAGAAGCAGCACACATTATGGAGCAG CTTGTCAAAGAGATTCTACAACTCATTGAGTCTCCCGGTACGCCACACAAACATCCAGTCGACAGCCAACCTACAGTCGacaccacaaaccacaaactaTGGTGTGAATTCACACAGAAACACATCACCACAACACTACAACATTGGGTCTCCATTCTGACATCAAAATCACACCAAAAG agTGATGAAGACGATCTACTGCTGATGGTCACTCATTTTCAGAAGCTTTTCCATGTGCCTTCCCAGTCGGGTGTGATTACACAGATGAGTGAGGTCTGTAGCCGATTGGAGGAGTACTCAAATGTATTACAAAATATTAAGGATTTGTTGAGACTCG AGCCGACGTCGTCTTCGGCTAAAGTCGTGATGAGAGTAGACTCTCTCATGCAGTCATTTCAACATGAAAATGTACACAACAG AGTTACAGTACAAGACAAACTGGAGGAATACGAGGAGTTCATCCCAGCATTTCAGGGTCTCATCTCGCAGCTCTTATCCATCCTCA AAGTTTCAAGTCTTGACGACATCGTTCCATTAGTGAGGCAGCTCATTCACAATCAAGACAGCTTGACCAGCGATGAGTAG